From one Culex quinquefasciatus strain JHB chromosome 3, VPISU_Cqui_1.0_pri_paternal, whole genome shotgun sequence genomic stretch:
- the LOC6042825 gene encoding transcription elongation factor SPT4, whose amino-acid sequence MSFESIPKDLRGLRACLVCSMVKTFDQFEYDGCENCEDFLRMKGNKDQVYDCTSNNFDGMIAVMSPDDSWVCKWQRITRFTKGIYAISVSGRLPNGIIRDMKNRGIPYRPRDTSQR is encoded by the exons ATGTCCTTCGAATCGATTCCCAAGGATCTGCGCGGACTGCGGGCGTGTTTGGTGTGCTCGATGGTGAAG ACCTTTGACCAGTTCGAGTACGATGGCTGCGAAAACTGCGAGGACTTTCTGCGGATGAAGGGCAACAAGGACCAGGTGTACGACTGCACCAGCAACAATTTCGACGGGATGATTGCCGTCATGAGTCCGGACGATAGCTGGGTGTGCAAGTGGCAGCGAATCA CCCgcttcacaaagggaatttacGCCATTTCGGTGTCCGGCCGGTTACCGAACGGCATCATTCGTGACATGAAGAACCGAGGCATTCCATACCGACCGAGGGACACCAGCCAGCGATAA
- the LOC6042826 gene encoding THO complex subunit 6 translates to MTDIKKCFYTTILSQTISGDGKYLFCGSNFGEILIYSIDRILSCSESSNGDPDKPPTAPQAVFPLPEKCQVYSLSFHKDFLIVGLNGEICGYAWNVKNATIGKRAWTVKLPVSAEYTDINEVNYLWMDKTDEILYAGCGDNVMYAISLEDGRITRNFQGHKDYIHCVSGCGGKLATASEDGSVLMWDARQSKFTGKIEPFSNDSLNRPEFGKWQGTVSITEDWLVCGGGPRFSLWHLRSLECTTDFAFPERLHVSGFIDDMIYAAGECRNLYQYNFNGDVTAEIPVSAPAVYSVVQQSEPNKFMAIAGAASQIDVCTNFSFKDIVLQAYQK, encoded by the exons ATGACCGACATCAAGAAGTGCTTCTACACGACGATCCTCTCGCAGACCATTTCCGGCGATGGAAAGTACCTGTTTTGCGGTAGCAATTTCGGGGAAATCCTGATCTACAG TATCGACCGCATCCTGTCCTGCAGCGAGAGTTCCAACGGTGATCCGGACAAACCTCCGACGGCGCCACAGGCGGTCTTCCCGCTGCCGGAAAAGTGCCAAGTCTACAGCCTGTCCTTCCACAAAGACTTTTTGATCGTTGGCCTTAACGGTGAAATCTGCGGTTACGCGTGGAACGTGAAGAATGCCACCATTGGCAAGCGAGCTTGGACGGTCAAACTACCGGTTTCGGCAGAATATACCGACATCAATGAGGTCAACTACCTGTGGATGGACAAAACGGACGAGATTCTGTACGCCGGTTGTGGCGATAACGTGATGTACGCGATTTCCCTCGAGGACGGTCGAATCACGCGCAACTTCCAGGGTCACAAGGATTACATTCATTGCGTGTCCGGTTGCGGTGGCAAGTTGGCCACCGCGTCCGAGGATGGATCCGTGCTGATGTGGGACGCACGCCAGTCAAAGTTCACCGGCAAAATTGAACCCTTTTCGAATGACTCGTTGAACCGGCCAGAATTTGGCAAATGGCAGGGCACCGTGTCCATCACGGAGGATTGGCTCGTTTGCGGGGGCGGTCCACGCTTTTCGCTGTGGCATCTGCGATCGCTCGAGTGTACCACGGACTTTGCCTTTCCGGAGCGGCTGCACGTGTCCGGTTTCATCGACGACATGATTTACGCAGCCGGCGAGTGCCGGAATCTGTACCAGTACAACTTCAACGGGGACGTAACGGCCGAGATTCCGGTTTCGGCTCCGGCCGTGTACAGCGTGGTGCAGCAGAGCGAGCCGAACAAGTTTATGGCCATTGCGGGGGCCGCCAGCCAGATCGACGTTTGCACCAACTTTAGCTTCAAGGACATTGTGCTTCAGGCGTACCAGAAGTGA
- the LOC6042827 gene encoding nuclear envelope phosphatase-regulatory subunit 1 homolog, with protein MSLEPSACEDLKAFERRLTEVIAALQPSTLRWRILLGAMSLVTFLGAFYWLTDPRTSIVPLVDSLWNHPVFTFSTAILLLLFVFGIHKLVIAPQIITSRTRSVLAEFNMSCDETGKLILRPRPTNNRFHNGNGSCSNGSRSPKKTKR; from the exons ATGTCCCTAGAACCATCCGCTTGTGAAG ATTTGAAGGCTTTCGAACGACGCCTGACCGAAGTAATAGCTGCCCTGCAACCGTCCACGCTGCGATGGAGGA tccTGCTCGGTGCCATGTCGCTGGTAACCTTCTTGGGCGCCTTCTACTGGCTTACGGATCCCCGCACCTCGATTGTCCCGCTCGTGGACTCCCTTTGGAACCATCCAGTATTCACCTTTTCGACGGCGATTCTTT tgCTCCTGTTTGTGTTCGGAATCCACAAGCTCGTAATTGCACCGCAAATCATCACGTCCCGAACGCGGAGCGTGCTGGCCGAGTTTAACATGTCCTGCGACGAAACGGGCAAGCTTATTCTGCGACCGCGACCGACCAACAACCG ATTTCACAACGGTAACGGCAGCTGCTCCAACGGCAGTCGCAGTCCCAAGAAGACGAAACGCTAA
- the LOC6042828 gene encoding programmed cell death protein 5 — MDDPELDAIRQQRLQQMQGANPEQQKAQQEQMAAQQEMKNSMLSQLLDQNARARLNTLKISKPDKAQMVEGMIIRMAQMGQIGGKLDDASLVKLLESLNQQMPRSNSTVKFDRRRAAMDSDSDDDYGI; from the exons atgGATGATCCGGAACTGGACGCGATCCGCCAGCAGCGTCTCCAGCAGATGCAG GGCGCCAACCCTGAGCAGCAGAAGGCGCAACAGGAACAGATGGCCGCCCAGCAGGAAATGAAAAACTCGATGCTGTCACAGTTGCTGGACCAGAATGCGCGCGCCCGGCTCAACACACTGAAGATCAGCAAACCGGACAAGGCGCAGATGGTGGAGGGCATGATCATCCGGATGGCACAGATGGGCCAGATTGGCGGCAAGCTGGACGATGCCTCGCTGGTGAAGCTGCTGGAGAGCCTTAACCAGCAGATGCCCCGCAGCAACTCGACGGTCAAGTTCGACAGACGGCGTGCCGCGATGGACTCGGATTCGGACGATGATTACGGGATTTGA
- the LOC6042829 gene encoding protein disulfide-isomerase TMX3, which yields MQFNQWKCFLFLVFAFAATTADSSRVLELSDRFLDVRNEGQWFVKFYAPWCAHCKKLEPVWAHVAQALYNTNIRVGRVDCTRFSAVAQAFRVSAYPTIMFIKGPYDYVYTGDRTKEDLLHFVNRMSGPPVQQVTRPDSIDILKANNPIFFTYVGKQDGILWDVFYSAAESYQPHGYFYATSVEIAKRHFGIDTVPAALVYKERSHYYFPYSDNFDLLEPAHLNESLFRWVNEERFPTFPKVTRSNIHHIVQTKKYLVLAVVEENKLSEIAAHEQEFRDMVEIFVHKNKQKYHGRFQFGWVGTPDLAHSIAMDTLATPHLIVLNASTNEHHIPEDDPLQLTPEAIELFLDSIHNQTAPTFGGNSLPVRIYRAWFEAKTSLYDMWLGNPVLTSVLFGLPLGFLSLIFYSICCADILDAEEEEDEPRHEKKE from the exons ATGCAGTTCAATCAGTGGAAATGTTTCCTTTTCCTTGTATTTG ccttCGCCGCCACGACCGCCGACAGTTCGCGGGTGCTTGAGCTTAGCGACCGCTTCCTAGACGTCCGGAACGAGGGCCAGTGGTTCGTGAAGTTCTACGCGCCCTGGTGCGCACACTGCAAAAAGCTGGAACCGGTGTGGGCCCACGTAGCGCAGGCCCTGTACAACACCAACATCCGGGTGGGCCGGGTCGACTGCACCCGGTTCTCGGCCGTGGCCCAGGCGTTCCGCGTTAGCGCCTACCCGACGATTATGTT CATCAAGGGACCGTACGATTACGTTTACACCGGGGATCGCACCAAGGAGGATTTGCTTCACTTTGTGAACCGCATGTCGGGACCGCCGGTGCAGCAGGTTACCCGCCCGGACAGTATCGACATCCTCAAGGCGAACAACCCGATCTTCTTCACGTACGTGGGCAAGCAGGACGGAATCTTGTGGGACGTGTTCTACAGTGCTGCGGAGTCGTATCAACCGCACGGATACTTTTACGCCACGTCGGTGGAGATTGCCAAGAGGCACTTTGGCATTGATACCGTCCCGGCGGCGTTGGTTTACAAGGAGCGCAGCCATTATTACTTCCCGTACTCGGATAACTTTGACCTGCTCGAGCCAGCTCACCTCAACGAGTCGCTCTTTCGGTGGGTCAACGAGGAGCGTTTCCCGACCTTCCCGAAGGTGACTCGCAGCAACATCCACCACATTGTGCAAACGAAAAAGTATCTAGTTTTGGCAGTGGTCGAGGAGAACAAACTAAGTGAAATCGCTGCGCACGAGCAGGAGTTCCGCGATATGGTGGAGATCTTTGTGCACAAGAACAAGCAAAAGTACCACGGCCGGTTCCAGTTTGGATGGGTCGGCACGCCCGATTTGGCCCACTCGATTGCGATGGACACGCTGGCCACACCACATCTGATCGTCCTGAACGCAAGCACCAACGAGCACCATATTCCGGAGGACGACCCCCTCCAGCTGACCCCGGAGGCGATCGAGCTGTTCCTGGACAGTATTCACAATCAAACCGCACCGACGTTTGGTGGAAATTCGCTTCCGGTGCGCATCTACCGGGCCTGGTTCGAGGCAAAGACGTCCCTGTACGACATGTGGCTCGGCAATCCGGTGCTGACATCGGTTCTATTTGGGCTTCCGCTGGGCTTTCTATCGCTGATATTTTACTCGATTTGCTGTGCCGACATTCTGGACGCCGAAGAGGAAGAGGACGAACCAAGGCACGAGAAGAAGGAGTAA
- the LOC119768719 gene encoding putative mediator of RNA polymerase II transcription subunit 26 isoform X2 translates to MKNMENDEDLLISLELQNFMDASQKKQSDQQRPQRLINQLTKIKNPVNLIQVATPETGQVFGHPQPAVLNRGRQMQQINQDLAQQLAISNSSQLAKVQVATPGTGQVFGNQQSDNSEQYRVKGATLSDLRKQRRRIQTNNEEVTASRQLRPSDQNLKQQLIQVGSSGSLIQVASPGAGQVFGHQQSDDSEQQQVKVEYHHGEVVARHQLRPSDQNLEQQLIQVGSSGNLIQVASPGAGQVFGHQQSDDFDENTGRRQLRPSDQNLKQQLTQVGSTGNLIQVASPGAGQVFGHQQSDDSEQQQVKVEYHHGEVVARHQLRPSDQNLEQQLIQVGSSGNLIQVASPGAGQVFGHQQSDVKF, encoded by the exons ATGAAAAATATGGAGAACGATGAAGATCTGCTGATCTCATTAGAGTTACAAAATTTCATGGACG cTTCGCAGAAAAAACAATCCGATCAACAGAGACCGCAACGCTTAATTAATCAACTGACCAAGATCAAGAATCCGGTCAATCTGATCCAGGTTGCCACACCGGAAACTGGTCAAGTGTTTGGCCATCCGCAGCCGGCGGTTTTAAACCGTGGCCGTCAAATGCAGCAGATTAACCAGGACCTGGCACAACAACTGGCCATTTCCAACAGTTCCCAGTTGGCCAAGGTCCAGGTCGCCACACCGGGAACTGGTCAAGTTTTTGGCAATCAGCAGTCGGACAATTCCGAACAGTATCGAGTTAAAGGCGCGACTTTGTCTGATCTTCGGAAGCAGCGTAGAAGGATTCAAACCAACAACGAAGAGGTCACCGCGAGCCGTCAACTCCGGCCCAGTGACCAGAACCTGAAACAGCAGCTGATCCAGGTCGGGAGCTCGGGCAGTCTGATCCAGGTTGCCTCGCCGGGAGCTGGTCAGGTGTTTGGCCATCAGCAGTCGGACGATTCCGAACAACAACAAGTGAAGGTTGAATACCATCACGGAGAAGTCGTCGCGCGCCATCAACTCCGGCCAAGTGACCAGAACCTGGAACAGCAGCTGATCCAGGTCGGGAGCTCGGGCAATCTGATCCAGGTTGCCTCGCCGGGAGCTGGTCAAGTGTTTGGCCATCAGCAGTCGGACGATTTCGACGAG AACACCGGGCGCCGTCAACTGCGGCCAAGTGACCAGAACCTGAAACAGCAGCTGACCCAGGTCGGGAGCACGGGCAATCTGATCCAGGTTGCCTCGCCGGGAGCTGGTCAGGTGTTTGGCCATCAGCAGTCGGACGATTCCGAACAACAACAAGTGAAGGTTGAATACCATCACGGAGAAGTCGTCGCGCGCCATCAACTCCGGCCAAGTGACCAGAACCTGGAACAGCAGCTGATCCAGGTCGGGAGCTCGGGCAATCTGATCCAGGTTGCCTCGCCGGGAGCTGGTCAAGTGTTTGGCCATCAGCAGTCGGACG TCAAGTT